In a genomic window of Rhopalosiphum maidis isolate BTI-1 chromosome 4, ASM367621v3, whole genome shotgun sequence:
- the LOC113559465 gene encoding inhibitor of growth protein 4-like: MTSALYLEHYLDSLENLPVELQRNFTLMRDLDSRAQELMRNIDKLADDYMSNVKGYTADKKGETLTSIQRQFDKAKEYGDDKVQLAIQTYELVDKHIRKLDSDLARFEAEIQDKAISATRNIEENSQKRGRKKIKDKEIKKKSASSEEETAPNKTSKKKQLKKGVTKTTSAAPSKTPLINVVANPTNPTNSVTSVTVETSSLTGALVGAGVTHSAEVLDMPVDPNEPTYCLCNQVSYGEMIGCDNPDCPIEWFHFACVKLTTKPKGKWFCPKCITDRKKK; the protein is encoded by the exons atgactTCTGCGCTTTACTTGGAACACTATCTGGACA GTTTAGAGAATCTTCCTGTTGAGTTACAACGAAACTTCACTCTGATGCGAGATCTTGACTCCAGAGCTCAAGAACTTATGCGTAACATTGACAAACTGGCAGACGATTATATGTCTAATGTCAAGGGATACACAGCAGATAAAAAAGGCGAAACCTTGACCAGCATACAACGTCAGTTTGACAAAGCGAAAGAATATGGTGATGATAAAGTTCAATTGGCTATACAAACTTATGAATTG GTAGATAAACATATTAGAAAATTAGATTCAGATTTAGCACGCTTTGAAGCTGAAATTCAAGACAAAGCTATTAGTGCTACAAGAAATATAGAAGAAAATTCACAAAAAC GAGGACGTAAAAAGATTAAAgacaaagaaattaaaaagaagAGTGCATCGAGTGAAGAAGAAACAGCTCCAAACAAAACATCTAAAAAGAAACAACTGAAAAAAG GAGTTACAAAAACAACTAGTGCAGCACCTAGTAAAACACCTCTAATCAATGTTGTCGCTAATCCAACAAACCCTACAAATAGTGTAACCAGCGTTACAGTAGAAACTAGTTCCCTTACTGGTGCATTAGTTGGTGCCGGAGTTACACACTCGGCTGAAGTATTAGATATGCCTGTTGATCCAAATGAACCAACGTATTGTTTATGCAATCAAGTTTCTTATGGTGAAATGATTGGCTGTGATAATCCAGat tgtccTATTGAATGGTTCCACTTTGCATGTGTCAAATTAACTACCAAGCCTAAAGGAAAATGGTTCTGCCCTAAATGTATTACAGACaggaagaaaaaataa
- the LOC113559464 gene encoding beta-1,3-galactosyltransferase 6-like yields MLLHKKRLTYYFLASFSFILGCTLTLFVLHPMTLKPNTSANVFRIKLLVLVISAVKNVNRRDAIRETWAQTKGDFKILFVVSKDKSLIAEKLVHEDLLEVDEKDEYKLLTRKIIASFSGVYHINFDYLLKCDDDSFVNVPSIVNELEHMPKKRFYWGYFDGNANIKKRGKFKETDWIACDRYLPYALGGGYVLSKDLIIYIVKNRDYLSFFASEDVSVGAWLSPLNITRKHDRRFDTEWYSRGCQNDYLVTHKRSPEMMRLHWSNIIQTGKLCDREFKNMASYEYNWSVMPSKCCVRNLSLIP; encoded by the exons ATGTTACTGCATAAAAAACGCCTTACATACTATTTTCTGGCAAGTTTTTCATTCATTCTAGGATGTACATTAACGTTGTTTGTTTTGCATCCAATGACATTAAAACCAAACACTTCGGCAAATGTATTTAGAATTAAGTTGCTTGTACTTGTTATATCAgctgtaaaaaatgtaaatcgtAGAGATGCTATACGTGAAACATGGGCTCAAACAAAAGGAgactttaaaatactttttgttgTTTCAAAAGACAAATCTTTAATTGCTGAAAAGCTGGTTCATGAAGACTTATTGGAGGTAGATGAAAAAGATGAGTATAAACTACTCACTCGTAAAATAATAGCATCATTTTCCggtgtatatcatataaacttTGATTATCTGTTAAAATGTGATGACGATTCTTTTGTCAATGTGCCATCAATTGTCAATGAGCTAGAACATATGCCTAAAAAAAGGTTCTACTGGGGATATTTTGATGGTAAtgcaaacattaaaaaaagaggtaaatttaaagaaactgATTGGATAGCATGTGATCGATATTTACCGTATGCTTTGGGAGGAGGCTATGTTTTATCCAAAGATCTTATCATCTATATAGTGAAGAATCGAGATTACCTAAG tttctTTGCTAGTGAAGATGTTTCGGTTGGCGCTTGGTTAAGtccattaaatattactagaaAACATGACCGCCGATTTGACACAGAATGGTATAGTCGCGGATgtcaaaatgattatttagtaACACATAAACGTAGTCCTGAAATGATGAGACTACACTGGTCAAACATTATTCAGACTGGAAAACTATGTGATAGAGAGTTCAAAAATATGGCTTCCTACGAGTATAACTGGTCAGTGATGCCATCTAAATGTTGTGTCAGAAATTTGTCTTTAAttccataa